GCCGACCGGGGGCTGGGAAGCCGTCACTGATGGCTCGCCGCTCTACGGCAACGTCGACGGCGTGCGCATGAGCGGCACCTCGTGGTGGGACGTGGCCGTCATGCGGCCGCTCAGCGCCGTCAATGATCGTGACGTGGAACTGTTCGCCGCCAGCGCAGGGGCCTCGACCGGCTTCGCGACGCCGCTGGCCGGCTCCTACATCGGCGGAGCCACGATCGACGCGGTCATCGTCAACCACAACTGGACGGGTTGGGGTACCGCGTTCGACGTGGGTATCGTCAATCAGGACGGCCGCGCCGAAGACTACGAGATCACCCATGTCACCAATGGCAACATCGCCTATGGCGACTCGGTGACCGTGGCCTTCGGCCAGGACCAGATGCTGCGGATCTGGGAGTTCTTCGTGTCGGCGGAACAGGTCGGCGCGGTGAGCATCACCGTCGACACCGACCCGGCGAACGGCCCGCTGCATGCGCATTGGCTGGACGCGAGTTTCGACGTCGGCGCCCTGCCCTACCCGACGGCCTGGGGGTATTCCGATGCGTCCGGCCGGGCCCGGATGGACCTGAACATCCCTTCGCAAGGTTACCACGCCCTGCTGGTCTACCGCGACGCGAACTGGGATCAGGGCAACCTGCCGATCAACGTGACGATCGAGATCGACGCAACGCCGCCCGACTTCGTCCCCCTGTACGCGGCCGGCTGGTACGCGCCCATCGTGCCGCGCGCGGCGCACGACGGCACCAATGAGGCGGTGCCGGCGCCGCTGGTCCTCCCGGGCAATACGGCCTCGACCTTCCTGAACGTGGCGGTGCGCAACGAAAGCCCGGGCATGTCCTTGGCAGGCCTGCCGGCCCAGGTCCACATCGACGGCGGCTTCTCGGCGTGGGTGAATTGGGGCTGGTTCCCGGGCTACGCCAACGGCATGCTCAACTGGGGCTACCCGTTCACCTTCTCCGGCGGCCGGCACACGCTGGCGTGGAAGCCGGACGCGGAGAACGCGATCGAGGAGATCCACGAAGGGAACAACGACTACACCGAGCAATGGGTGTGGTCGCCGCTGGCCCTGGTCAACAACACGCCGGTGGTCCGGGGAATGCCCGCCGATCCCTACGGCGGCTGGGCCGCGTTGAGCACTGGTGAGCCTTTCCATCCCAACTGCGACGGCTTGCGGACGCCCCCCTGGGGCGGCTACTGGCAGGCCATCGCGACCATGCCGACGGGCGGCGGCAGCGACGTCGACCTGCGCCTGCATCACGCAAGCGCGGGCGCCAAGAGCGGGTTCGCCGACAACCTCACCGGCTCCTACTGGGGCGGGTCGTACTCGGACTACGTGCTGGTCAACTTCAACCTGGTCCCCGGCGGTTACCAGCCGTACGACGCGGGCGTGGTCCGGTACAACGGCAGCGACACCTATGCGACCGAAGCCACGGCGTCGGCGACATCGATCGCCTATCCGAACGATATCTACGGACCCTTCAGCCTGCCGGAAGGGCGCATCCTCAACCTGGTGGAGTTGTATCTCCCGGCCGGGGAACTGGGCATCCACCTGATGAACCTCTCCGGTTCGGTGGACTGGGGCGTGACGCTGCATCGCGCGGATCTCACCTACCTGGGCAAGTCCGACGCGCTGGGCACGTCGCACTCCGGTGGCGGCCCGGGCGGCAACGAACTCGTGGTCGTCAATGTGCCCGCCGAAGGGTACTACTGCCTGGCGGTCTGGAAGACGACGTCGAGTGAGCTGGCGAAGGCAGGCACGTACAATCTCGTGATCAAGCCGATGTGGGCAAGCGGCGTGGACGATCAGGTGCCGTCGCCGCAGTTGACCGGCCTGGTGGACATCACCCCCAACCCGTTCAACCCGCAGACGAAGATCACCTACGACCTGGCGCGCGCGAGCCAGGTGCGCCTGGAAGTCTACGACGTCAAGGGCCACCTGGTCCGGACGCTGGTCAGCGGCGCGCGTGGCAGTGGTCGCCACATCGAGACATGGAACGGCATCGCCGACAACGGCGAGCGGGTGTCCAGCGGCGTCTACCTGGCGCGCCTGACCGCCGACGGGGTGACCGGCATGATGAAGATGATGTTGCTGAAATAGAAGCGAAGCCGTTCAGATGGTTCAGACGATTCGGCCGCCAGGCTCGGGGAGCATTGGCGGCCGAATCATTTCCGGGACACGGCGAGGCAAAGGGGTCGCCGGCGATGGCTATCCTACCGCCGCTTCCCGCCCGTATCCCGGGCGCGAAGTACGGCACCATCCTGGTCGAGCACCATCGTGAGCCGGCGGCCACCGGCGACAACCTTCAGCATGTACGTCGTGACGTCATCGCGTGTGTTGCGCACAGCCTTGACGATCTTCGACCCCGGATGCCTTTCCTCGATGGCCTTGGTCACGGATTCCGGCAGGAGTTCCGGGATCATGTCCTCCTCGACCGCGACAAGCGTGCCGTCGGCGAGGTAGACCGCTTTGACCGCCATGCCCCCGTCGACACCCGCGATCTCGTAGTGGGGCCGCCCGCCCTCGCTCAGGCTGGCCATCTCCTCGATTTCCGCATCCGGGTAGGCATCGTTGAAGGCGCCGAGGACCGCCGCGGGGACGGAACCGGTGACTGTCCGCACCTGCCTGTCCTGCGCCAGGGAAGCGGGAGCCATGATGCACACGCAGGCCATGGCCAATAAGGCGGTGGCCGCAAAGGCTCGGGTAGATCGGATCATGGGAGGCCTCCCTCGAGTGCATGACGGACGCGGCGGCCGCTGTCCAGACAGAATAAGCACGGCGCAGCGGGCACGCCGTCGCATTGCGCACGCCACGGGGCACCGGGCGCGATCCGCAAGTATCCGGTTGTGCCCTGTTGCGGTCGGGTGCCGGGCGCAGGGTGGGAAGAGCAGGCGGCATGCCACCGCCGCCGGACGGCGCGCGCCGGGATCTAGGGCGTCTCGAGCAGCCAGGCCCTCGCCGCCAGGGCGGCGCCGTCGGCGGGCTCCGGCCAGTCGCCGAAAGGTGCCGCCTGCATGGGCGTGAGCGATCCCGTCTCCGGGTGGCCATCCCGATCGCCCATGCGCGCCACCGGCAGCGTGAGCATGGAGCCATCGGAAAGCCGGTATTGGTTCGTCACCGTGGTAAGGCCGGCCGTCGGTTCACCGAAGCTGCGCGACGGGGTGCCGTTCAGCAGGCAGATCGCGAGGGCTTCGCCGCTGCTCATGGTCCACGGGCCGGTCAGCAGCGCGATGCGTCCCGTGTGCGGCGCCATCGTCGGGGGCGCACCGTCCACGCCCCAATCGAGCTGCACCTCGGCGCCGCTGCCCCAGTCGATCCAGGCGCTCGCCTCGCCCACACCGAACCGGCTTTGCACCTGCCCGTCCTTCACCATGGTCATGAGCGGACCTTCGGGCAGCAGCGGGCGCAACCCAAGCAACATGGGCCAGAGATTGCCGCCGCCATTGAGGCGAAGGTCGATGAGCCAGCCCCTGGGCTCCTGTTGCCCAAGGCGCGCCAGCTCCAGCGCCGCCGCTTTCGCGTACGCGCGAAGGCCGTCGACGTCCGGCGCCAGGCAACCGGGCACCACCAGGTATGCCACGCCGTCGTCGAGCAGGCGCCCCTCGGGCACCGTGGGAATCGAATGCACCGGGGCGTCTGCGGCGGCCGACGCCTGTGACGACCCGTCGTTGTCCGCCGGCGCGGCTTCCGTCACGGGGACTGCCGCCGGTGGAGAGAAGCTGGCGTGCGGATCGTTCAGCATCGCCACGGCTGCGGCGAGCGCCGCGTGCGATTCACCGGGCCCGAACTTCGCCGCCAGTTCGCGTTCGATCCGTCCCCAGTCGATGGCGTCGGCCCCCATCGCCTGCGCCGCGATCGCCGCGAGCCCCTCG
This genomic window from bacterium contains:
- a CDS encoding S41 family peptidase, with the translated sequence MMRRVLVLGCAVALVATAGRSATVGDTLVHEGLAAIAAQAMGADAIDWGRIERELAAKFGPGESHAALAAAVAMLNDPHASFSPPAAVPVTEAAPADNDGSSQASAAADAPVHSIPTVPEGRLLDDGVAYLVVPGCLAPDVDGLRAYAKAAALELARLGQQEPRGWLIDLRLNGGGNLWPMLLGLRPLLPEGPLMTMVKDGQVQSRFGVGEASAWIDWGSGAEVQLDWGVDGAPPTMAPHTGRIALLTGPWTMSSGEALAICLLNGTPSRSFGEPTAGLTTVTNQYRLSDGSMLTLPVARMGDRDGHPETGSLTPMQAAPFGDWPEPADGAALAARAWLLETP